Below is a window of Quercus robur chromosome 6, dhQueRobu3.1, whole genome shotgun sequence DNA.
atgacttttttttttatacaagataaaaattttattatagcaTAATATAAGTGTATGTGTATGTAGAGCCCCTCTTAGAGACTTAAATCCTGATCATTTTCCCTCACACttcacaagtatttatacttatGAAGTGACCATCGTACCAAGAGTGCAAtggttaaaaacataattagttctcttgatatcttttttttctaattGATTATCTAAGTGACTTATTATAATTAATACAACATATTAAGGACTAATTATTCTCACAATATTTGTCATTCCTACACATCTCTTATTTCACggtttaacattttttttttttttggctgaatgaaAAAAGGGGTCTTCGATGTAGACTCATCGACCCCACATGATGATAATGAATAATATCACATATATCATACAGGTCTTATTAGGATTATCGCTCGGACTACTCACAtggatattaataaaaatgtatatatCATCCTTTAAATTATAAACAGCAAAGTTCATAATAACAAATATGAATtgaaacactattttttttttacaggtcATCATTTTACATCAATCACATCAAgaattgttgaaaaatattaGTATCAAATATATTATGTCACTagactcttttattttcttctcacgaaagaaaaaaaaaaaaaagactcttttaatttattttctgcttgAAGCCAGACTTTGATAAACAAATGAGTTAGCCCAATctgacaaaataaaaaataataattctaaaattatgtaatcaAATCACAAGTTGACACCCAATTACTCAATCGAAATAATACCCACCATTTCTTTTAATCACAAACGACACAAAACTacttcacagagagagagagagagagatactaaAAAAGTATGTCGTTATGATATTGTTTTGCGGTATTACACGTTTATACAGTAGCTTCAGAATTCGGAACAGTACATCAGGCGACAATACATGATCCTAAGGTAAGTAAGGATAGGTCACTCATACATAGGTCGAGGAAAAATATGTACAGTACAATAATCAACTCAGGCCATGCAGTAAATATTAGTATAACTATATACTCTAGCTCAAGATTAGTTTTTGAACTCGGTAACTTGACACAGTGAGTCACGTCAACCATTGGTTACTACTAGTACGTACTACCAACACTGGTCCGTCTCCCAATTCTTGCGGGTGTATTTAGAGAATCCAGACGACGCCGTCAAAGGCTGGTACCTTCGGATATTAATCCTGCGATCATAGTCGGCGCGTTTCTCTGGGTCCGATAAGGTGGAGTAGGCAGCATGGACTTTCATGAACTCGCCTCCTCCTGACGTGTCCCTACGATTGGTGGAGATCGCCACGTCGGGGTGACACGTCCTCGCCAATCGACGGTACGCCGATTTTATCTCGTGACACGTGGCTCCCGTGGAGATGCCGAGGACCTGGTACGGCGATGAAGTGCACGCTGCTGCGGCGGCGGCCATGTTGGGCAGATACGACGACGACGACCTAGTATTATTGGTGCAAGTTTCCGCTGATGATGAAGTGGCGGTTGCGGCGAAAGCTAGGGGTAGTGAGAATCTGACACGTGGCGAGGCGTGAGCTGGGTTGAGAGGCTTGGCCAAGAATTTTGGAGGAGTCAGAAAGGAAGAAGGGGAAGAGAGCATGGTACAGTGAAATAGTATGGTGTTcagagttgagagagagagagagagagagagcgaagTGGGGACCTGAGCTCTTGGattctattatttaaacaaataaagtgGGAGAGGATTGGGTTTAACTAGGGTTAAGAGTTAACTTGTGTGTGGTTGAGTTTAGTCCCAAGAAATGCTTATCCACAGAGGTCGGGTTGGGGGAGGCTGAGTCAGCAAAAAGATCTACCTATtatcattataaatttttgtcATGGATAcactttttagattttttaggatattttgccgatagttttttttaaattctaactattttttgataatttaatggTCTAGATTTTATTATGTcagtatttcattaataatattcttaagataataaaataatattaaaaacaaaacaattaattattgttagtggaatgctgATATGGTAAATTCtagaccattaaatcattaaaaattgttaaaatttaaaaaaatctatttaataGAGAACCCTAAAAAATTTAGAGGATCTGAAATGTGATACAAAAGTTTTGTCCTTATAATCGTTTAATTATACACAAAATAAGTTCTTTTATATTTAGCAAATGAGAAAcaccattaaaaataaattcacaagATTCCTTTAAAATTGTTACTTATTGAACTTGGTTATATTATGGagacaaatttataaataatttttcaacAACACTTGTGTTAGGGCAAATATTTACTAAGGATAACATGAATTCATACCTTTAAACCATTGTTATATgttcattttattgttttttatcattttttatttctatagtTTACCATTTGTTCTCCAACACaacttattatttaaaattttgcaaaagaaCATTTTTTAACCTTAAATTCCAAGCTCTCATAGAtcactatttaattatttaaaaaaaacgaTGGGCCCCAATATTCTTTAACAATGTCCAATGGGACCTGTTCAACTTTAGAAaagatcattttattttatcaagtGATGACAATCATCAGTTAACATGGCAAGCAGTTTAGAGAATCAAAAAAGCTTTTAAGTGGACGGATATAATATTGTCATCGAAAGATGGAATAACACTCATCTTTTGGGTTACCCTACCACGCACAAAGACAACATCTTAAGTACGTATCTGGaacatatcatatcatatctcACTTTTAGAAGAGGTTGGAATATAGTTTCCATTGTTGATTGATTTGTCTAAATATTGTTAgcgtatcaatttttttatctttatattgtAGAGTGAAGTTATTTAGGGGTTTGAACtttcaagagagagaaactaagtggtaagtttcaaaaaaaagaaaagaaactaagTTGTAGAAGTTAGGCTGTCCTTGGCATTTGAGGACTTTTTGAAACAAATATGGCCACAAATTTTGGTACTTCGGAGTTCGGCATGAGAAATTAGGTTGTTTTATCTTTTGGCACATAACGGCCACAAAATTTCTTAACTAAGTTGTAGAAATGCTGcttgtatctcaaaaaaaaaaaagttgtagaaATGCTGCCTAATTGCCAAAATTAGGTTTGTGTTATCTTTTGGCACTAAAATTTGCTAAAACAAGCACGCAAAGTTATTGAACCCACAATCTTTTAGTGTTAAAAGTGTGGCATTCATAGTGAGTGTTTCACAATTTTTGCTATAGCTCTAATGTGGTCAAGTGTGAgtagtggaaaaaaaatgatacattTAAGTGAAGAGAtgttgaaataaatttttgttgtggaTTGATTTTGGCAAATATTTTTTAGCTttaaacatttttatatttataggTATGAAGTTTTTGAAGagtttttagagagaataatttcttgattaatttgaagaaattaggtTGTTCTTGCACTTTATCAATCAAAACTGGGGACACTTTGCAGCAAAATGGCTACAAATTTTGGGACTTCAAAGTTCGGCATGAGAAATTAGGTTCTTTTGGCACAAAATGGCCACAAAATTTCTTAACTAAGTTGTaaaaatgacaaagtttggttacaaaaaTAGTTGTAACCTAAGGTTACAATGTTACTCAATagctttttattggaggtgaattttgacaaatctaccattggattacattttcttcttatatccttcatacttgcaaaatttccagaagatcaaagatcaatagctatatcaacaataaattgtttaaattgcaggtgtttgtagtctaaaattatgtataaaaaataattttatagttcataTAGTAAATAGCATCCAAttagcacaaaatttgacatgtgtgttaagatcataaagaatatgcaatccaacggttagatttttagaatatgaaacaatgtttattttttttaaggaagttGTAGTCATAGACTGCAATCAATTTTGTTGCCAAACTTTCTCATTGTAGAAATGCTACCCAATTGCCAAAAATAGGTTATGTTATCCTTTGGcactaaaataatttaaactttggGAGAATCAGTGATATAACACTTCTAATATAAAAAAGGCTTGATAAATTCGGTTTTAGGCATCCTAAAATGGTGCAATTGTGTTATCTTTTGGCACCAAAAGTGCTGAAATGAGCAttcaaatgattaaattcatcttTTGGTATTAAGAGTGTGACACTCATATTCGATAGGTTGcaatttttgccacaactttaATATGATTGATTGtgagtggtaaaaaaaaaaagtggtaaattCAAGGGAAAATTCTTATCTGCAACTCTCATTAATCAATTATTTTAGTAAGACATGAAAAATGGTTTAGTCTTAGAATAATTGattcaattatattatttacatgGTCCTTGGCTACATTATTTTCGAACAAAACATTTCCTTCTTTCATCATGCCAAGGTTCTACGAGACTAATGGCATCTCAGTCTGGCTCCCCCTCTCCCatgtgaagaagaaaatgttatGCATGGAGGTGATAATTAAGTGAAAAAACGATACCATTTTGGTCGTGTAAAGACGCTAGAATTTGTTCTAATACTGTTGAGTATAACAGGGATGGATGGAGTCTAGGTTGTCATGAGAATGAAAGTTTACGGTTTAATTTACACAATTAGAAGTACTCGGTCAAATGTTGTAGAAAGTGCTTTTTTTCTCCCCCGAAAATGGTGgagaaagaaaaactcaaacaaacatgGAAGACTTCCGGTCCTCCTCCTGCACTAGATTGCAGTCATTACGAGTAACAGAAAATGTTGGCCAAGTTCATTATCACACTTTCAGCCCAAAAAATAGTTCACTATCacattcaaactttttttttttgttttttagcctTGATCGATTCAACTAGGCTCGTTAGATCAAAGGTGCAAAAAGCCCTATATATGTGTACGAGACAAGCACATAATTCTTCCTTTTCTTGAAAGCACTTTACACCATTCACATCTGACGATAATTTCAGCATTTAAGcccacccaacaaaaaaaaaaaacatcttggTGCCATAGGAATCTAGAATCCATCAAGCTTTCTTTAGTTAAAGTTAGAATCATGTAAAAGAAGACTAGCAAATGGACAGTATCAATTGCGTAaaagtatattaaaataaaaaattgaaagagaaaggTCAAGTGGACAAGcagagaatgagagaaatgGGTAACGTTTCTAACCACATATTTCTAGCCCCTTTCTGTCGCTTCAGAGTCAGACTTCAGGGTCTACCTTTCAATTGGGATCAAAAGTCATAAAACGTGGTTTACGAGTGCAACATCTTCTAGTTATTTATGattatttcaaactttttttaatgaaattattactGATAATTACTACTTCAACTTTAAGAATATGAATAAATTAACAttcaaaacaaaccaaacatcACGCATGttctcatccaaaaaaaaaaacaaaaaacatcacGCATGTTTGTAGCTTTAGACACCGAGGAGACCTTGACAAAGACCCACTAATTAACATGaccaaaaatcaatttgatTATATTGTCTAGTTGCCCACTTTGTAATTATTATCTCAAAGGGGTTGCATACTTTGCATTGGCTTGGCCCTCCAAAAGACTCCTATTGTCAACTACAAGGGCCAATTAGTGTATGCAGAAAGTTGGCTCTATCTATATAGAGAACCGTTCATGTTAAGTTA
It encodes the following:
- the LOC126733212 gene encoding chaperone protein dnaJ 11, chloroplastic, coding for MLSSPSSFLTPPKFLAKPLNPAHASPRVRFSLPLAFAATATSSSAETCTNNTRSSSSYLPNMAAAAAACTSSPYQVLGISTGATCHEIKSAYRRLARTCHPDVAISTNRRDTSGGGEFMKVHAAYSTLSDPEKRADYDRRINIRRYQPLTASSGFSKYTRKNWETDQCW